One window from the genome of Gadus macrocephalus chromosome 7, ASM3116895v1 encodes:
- the LOC132461290 gene encoding gamma-glutamylaminecyclotransferase-like has translation MARVFVYGTLKQGQPNHHRMLDPAHGHAHFLAPARTLDRYPLVIAGDNHIPYLMNLPGEGVRVWGEVYRVDERMLGFLDAFECVPTMYQRTVVRLEVERWEKGAWPESSNEDMPPEGGTVEAHMYSTTTFEPEWRALPTHESYDAHGEHGLVYVDRESRQ, from the coding sequence ATGGCGAGGGTCTTCGTCTACGGCACCCTGAAGCAGGGCCAGCCCAACCACCACCGCATGTTGGACCCCGCccacggccacgcccacttcctgGCCCCCGCCCGCACCCTGGACCGCTATCCGCTGGTCATCGCCGGGGACAACCACATCCCCTACCTCATGAACCTCCCCGGGGAGGGGGTGCGGGTGTGGGGGGAGGTCTACCGCGTGGACGAGCGCATGCTCGGCTTCCTGGACGCCTTCGAGTGCGTTCCCACCATGTACCAGCGGACGGTGGTCCGGCTGGAGGTGGAGCGATGGGagaagggggcgtggccggaGTCATCCAATGAGGACATGCCGCCCGAGGGGGGCACGGTGGAGGCGCACATGTACAGCACGACCACGTTCGAGCCAGAGTGGCGTGCGCTGCCCACCCACGAGAGCTACGACGCGCACGGGGAACACGGGCTGGTGTACGTTGACCGCGAGTCAAGGCAATGA